The Lactuca sativa cultivar Salinas chromosome 2, Lsat_Salinas_v11, whole genome shotgun sequence genome includes the window CATCCTCTATATctaaatgattcattttgtttcttCATGCTCAAAACCATGGATTTGGATATGATAAGGGGGatataagttagggttttgtttCTTCGTCGTataaaaaataacaactatatCGAAAACGAATTGCATTTATAGTTTTTTAGATCTGTTCGTAATTGTTGATATCATTTATTCTGTAACTGCCAGTGTTGTTGCAACGGTTGAGTCCAGGCGTTTCGATTAATGAGATAAAAGCTTATTTCCATGATAATTAGAACATTTACTGTTGATTCACAATAACAAATTGGCGCTAAATTCGCGCATGAAATATTGTGAATCCATGATACATAATTTCAAATCAACCGCTATTCATTAATATTGTTGAAATCATGGAGTTAAGTATTTCAATTGGTAAACTAATTAATTCATGCTAAAATGGGTATTTCATGGTCTGTTAATGGTGATTTGGGAGATACGAAATGTATGATTTCTGCCATATACagatttggaaatggaatcagaTACAGAACATAATCATAATGGCAGTAGCATGATGATCGAGCAGGATGTTCCACTTCCACATAGCAAGCAGATTGATCCATCAAAAGCTCGCTTTCCATACTGTATAGTATGGACACCACTCCCTGTTATTTCATGGCTCCTTCCTTTTGTTGGTCATGTTGGGATAGGCAAAGAGGATGGAGTCATCCTCGATTTTGCAGGTCCTAATTTCATCTGTGTAGATAACTTTGCATTTGGAGCTGTGTCTCGATATGTCCAAATCAACAAAGAAAAGGTAAAACATATTCTTCAGCTTTGATTCTTTCCAAGTCATTCATTCATCTTAGTTACTAATTTACAATCATCAGTGCTCCATGACTCCCAATCCTTCAACATCAACCATGTTCAGAACTGAAGAAGAGTATAGACTAGTAGAATCAGGAAGAAACCAATACAACACATGTGGATGGGATGATGCCTTGAGAAAAAGCACACAAGAATACCAACATAAAACCTACAACATCTTTACTTGCAACTGTCACTCATTTGTGGCCAATAATCTAAATCGGTTGGAGTTCCAGGGTGGCAGGTGGAATGTGGTAAACTTGGCTGTATTGATCCTGTTGAAAGGTCAATGGGTGGATACAAAATCTATGGTTCGATCTTGTCTTCCATTCGTGTTCTTTTTCTTCATTGGAATCACCTTTGGAGGCGTAAGTTTTCTAACATTTTTGTCATGTTTTGCATTTCTTGTTGTTGGATGGTTTCTTTGTGGTAGTTACTGTTTCAAAAGCTTCATACAACTCTAGTGACTCTTTCATGTGGATCTTTTTACACATCTTAGTATTTGTTACATTTTTGGGATCCATGATTCTTGTATATAACAATTGGATTTGATCACACAATATTCATTCAATTATATATCACCATCAACTCAACTGCACAGAAACTTGAAATGAATGTTTACAACTTTAAAACCCCCCATGATCTTTACTAACTTATTGGAATCAGAATCTCTAATCTATGATTAATTTGAATAAAAAGTAAAAACCCTGAAACTAGTCTAAATCTCCTTCCTTGCCTAAATAACAATTAGTGTTAATTAGTTTTTACCCATTTGTTTTGGGCGTTTAGGTTATACCATGTTAACCTTGACCCGTTGAAGTTGGAGTACAAACAGCTTCAACTGACAAGCGTTTCAATGTGTTTGGACACGGGTCTTGACCAAAGTTGGTGTTTGATATAGCAACTGCACATCTATCTTCTCCTATGCATCTCTGTAGAGTGTAGATTGTAGAACATAAATAAATTCCATTAGTCCCTGTACAAGTACAACCATCTATGCATGTAGTACAAGCCAACAAAATAGATTAGTAGTACGTACCTTGCTAATGACATCATACGATGTAGGAGCATGGCAAGTTCCTTGTTGGAACGAGCCACATGATCCAACAGGAGTTCCAAAGCTTGCAAATTTAATGGAAGAGATTAACAAGCCAGGACTACATTGAAGATGAATCCTTGGACTATGAAATACTTGTGTTTGCCCATAGGTTTCATTACGCCAATTTTTAATGTTGGGATGATATTCGACCACGTCAGCACACACACTTGTCATTGATCTTTTCGCAAGTAAAATCCCCGTGGGATCACCCCCGAGTTCTTCAAAAAGCACCAATAGATTGCCAGTTGGTTTTAACCATGACCTAGGCACATGGTACCTACATCATTACACAAGTGTAAATACAATATCAACTTTAATATCTTTAAACTTATGTTATTGaagtttggtatcagagcataagtTTAAGTCTGTATGTATGTACCATCGTTGGGTTGGTCGACCACAACCAACTTGACACTTAAAAGGGCGATAAGATCCAGTATAATGACACTGTTGGCAATTACCGGTCGCATAAGCAGT containing:
- the LOC111913335 gene encoding protein RTE1-HOMOLOG isoform X1, which gives rise to MESDTEHNHNGSSMMIEQDVPLPHSKQIDPSKARFPYCIVWTPLPVISWLLPFVGHVGIGKEDGVILDFAGPNFICVDNFAFGAVSRYVQINKEKCSMTPNPSTSTMFRTEEEYRLVESGRNQYNTCGWDDALRKSTQEYQHKTYNIFTCNCHSFVANNLNRLEFQGGRWNVVNLAVLILLKGQWVDTKSMVRSCLPFVFFFFIGITFGGVSFLTFLSCFAFLVVGWFLCGSYCFKSFIQL
- the LOC111913335 gene encoding protein RTE1-HOMOLOG isoform X2, whose product is MESDTEHNHNGSSMMIEQDVPLPHSKQIDPSKARFPYCIVWTPLPVISWLLPFVGHVGIGKEDGVILDFAGPNFICVDNFAFGAVSRYVQINKEKCSMTPNPSTSTMFRTEEEYRLVESGRNQYNTCGWDDALRKSTQEYQHKTYNIFTCNCHSFVANNLNRLEFQGGRWNVVNLAVLILLKGQWVDTKSMVRSCLPFVFFFFIGITFGGVIPC